The Sesamum indicum cultivar Zhongzhi No. 13 linkage group LG6, S_indicum_v1.0, whole genome shotgun sequence genome has a segment encoding these proteins:
- the LOC105165262 gene encoding gibberellin receptor GID1B-like: MAGSNEVNVNESKRVVPLNTWILISNFKLAYNMLRRPDGTFNRELNEFLDRKVTANANPVDGVYSFDVVDRATSLLNRVYLTAHENEPQRGIVEVEKPLSTTEIVPVIIFFHGGSFVHSSANSAIYDTLCRRLVNTCKAAVVSVNYRRSPEHRYPCAYDDGWTALNWVNSRSWLQSGKDQRVHIYLAGDSSGGNIAHHVAVRAAEEGVEVLGNILLHPLFGGQERTESEKKLDGKYFVRIQDRDWYWRAYLPEGEDRDHPACNVFGPRSRSLEGLKFPKSLVVVAGLDLLQDWQLRYVEGLKKSGQEVKLLYLEKATIGFYFLPNNDHFQSLMDEMKSFIHP, encoded by the exons ATGGCGGGCAGTAATGAAGTAAATGTCAACGAATCAAAG AGGGTGGTTCCACTTAATACATGGATCCTTATATCCAACTTCAAGCTTGCTTACAACATGCTTCGGCGGCCTGATGGTACATTTAATCGGGAATTGAACGAGTTTCTTGACCGGAAAGTGACTGCAAATGCTAATCCAGTAGATGGGGTTTACTCCTTTGATGTTGTAGATCGTGCCACGAGCCTGCTTAACCGGGTTTATTTGACCGCCCACGAGAATGAGCCTCAACGGGGGATCGTAGAAGTGGAAAAGCCCTTGAGTACCACTGAGATTGTGCCTGTGATTATATTCTTCCACGGTGGAAGCTTTGTTCATTCCTCAGCCAACAGTGCTATCTATGACACGCTCTGTCGTCGCCTCGTTAATACTTGCAAGGCAGCAGTTGTATCTGTGAATTATCGTCGATCGCCAGAGCACCGGTACCCGTGTGCGTATGATGATGGATGGACCGCTCTTAATTGGGTTAACTCGAGATCATGGCTTCAGAGTGGGAAGGATCAGAGagttcatatatatttggCAGGCGATAGTTCTGGTGGTAATATTGCGCATCATGTTGCTGTTCGAGCTGCGGAGGAGGGGGTCGAAGTATTGGGCAATATTCTTCTTCATCCTTTGTTTGGTGGGCAGGAGAGGACAGAATCTGAGAAAAAATTGGATGGGAAATACTTTGTAAGGATTCAAGATAGAGATTGGTACTGGAGAGCGTATTTACCAGAAGGAGAAGATAGGGACCATCCTGCGTGTAATGTGTTTGGCCCCAGGAGTAGAAGCCTCGAGGGactaaaatttccaaaaagCCTTGTTGTTGTGGCTGGATTAGATCTTCTTCAGGATTGGCAATTGCGTTATGTTGAAGGGCTAAAGAAATCAGGGCAAGAAGTGAAACTCCTTTATCTCGAAAAGGCAACAATTGGGTTCTATTTCTTGCCGAACAATGATCATTTCCAGTCCCTGATGGATGAGATGAAAAGCTTCATCCACCCTTAA
- the LOC105165263 gene encoding pentatricopeptide repeat-containing protein At2g30780 → MMKRVLRVSEFRRYQTITVSSLNSLSTITKPSVPNQFIREHVTQTPHSNGSQTVLPDIISLFSDKWSYNTAETISKEILREKVAKLKDEVVEQKDDVEKLEKALDEKGVSLFRRYPDGSAVVELLTQLKPFPYLAMEILNWRRKQLDYAAPMTVEEYAKGIAIAGRLKNVDLAVELFKEASNKQLKATSLFNALMSVYTYNGLVMRCQSLFHDLKMEAKCTPSIITYNILISAFGRLMLVDHMEATLREIKELNLTPTIHTYKGLIAGYITAWMWEEMEKTYRIMKAGPIKPDIDIHLLMLRGYAHSGKLEKMEEIYEMVRDHVDHKETPLIRAMICAYCRSSHVARVEKVEKLLRLIPEHEYRPWLNVLLICLYATEDLLEQMENSINEAFEHKAYVTTVGVMKCIISSYFRHNAVDKLADFVQRAEHAGWKVCRSLYHCKMVMYASQMRISEMERVLDEMDRVNMHLSKKTFWILYHAYQRWGPRNKLEQVVGMMCKHGYKVPLDACNSL, encoded by the exons ATGATGAAACGAGTGTTGAGAGTTTCCGAATTCCGGAGATACCAAACAATTACCGTTTCCTCCCTCAATTCCCTTAGTACAATCACAAAGCCCTCAGTCCCAAATCAATTTATTCGAGAGCATGTAACTCAAACGCCTCATAGCAATGGAAGTCAGACGGTGTTGCCTGATATTATATCCCTATTCTCAGATAAATGGAGTTATAATACTGCCGAGACGATATCCAAAGAAATTCTGAGAGAAAAAGTTGCCAAGTTGAAAGACGAGGTTGTGGAACAAAAAGATGATGTGGAGAAACTGGAGAAAGCTTTAGATGAAAAGGGTGTCTCTCTGTTTAGGAGGTATCCCGATGGATCTGCAGTAGTCGAGCTCTTGACGCAGCTAAAGCCTTTTCCCTATTTAGCTATGGAG ATTCTCAACTGGAGGAGGAAACAACTGGACTATGCTGCACCGATGACAGTGGAGGAGTATGCAAAGGGAATTGCTATTGCTGGTAGATTGAAGAATGTTGATCTTGCAGTTGAGCTTTTTAAAGAGGCTTCCAACAAACAATTAAAGGCAACATCTTTATTTAATGCACTGATGAGTGTTTACACGTATAATGGTTTAGTTATGCGGTGTCAGTCCTTGTTTCACGATCTAAAGATGGAAGCCAAGTGTACTCCATCAATCATAACGTACAACATACTTATTTCAGCATTTGGTCGTCTGATGCTTGTAGATCACATGGAAGCAACTCTTAGGGAGATAAAGGAGTTAAACCTTACTCCGACTATCCATACGTACAAAGGTTTAATTGCTGGTTATATTACAGCATGGATGTGGGAAGAAATGGAAAAGACTTACCGAATAATGAAAGCAGGCCCGATCAAACCTGATATAGATATCCATCTGCTAATGCTTCGAGGATATGCCCACTCTGGTAAGCTGGAAAAGATGGAAGAAATATATGAGATGGTAAGGGATCATGTTGATCATAAAGAAACTCCACTGATTAGAGCCATGATATGTGCATACTGTAGGAGTTCTCATGTTGCTAGGGTTGAAAAGGTCGAGAAACTGCTCAGACTGATTCCTGAACACGAGTATAGGCCTTGGTTGAATGTTCTCTTGATTTGTTTATATGCAACAGAGGATTTGTTGGAGCAAAtggaaaattcaattaatgagGCATTTGAGCATAAAGCCTATGTCACAACTGTCGGCGTAATGAAATGCATCATCTCAAGTTATTTCAGGCACAATGCAGTGGACAAGCTTGCTGACTTTGTGCAGCGGGCAGAACATGCAGGTTGGAAAGTGTGCCGATCTCTTTACCATTGCAAAATGGTTATGTACGCATCACAGATGCGCATTTCTGAAATGGAGAGGGTTCTTGATGAAATGGATAGAGTAAATATGCACTTGTCGAAGAAaacattttggattttgtacCATGCATATCAAAGGTGGGGTCCACGAAATAAGCTGGAGCAGGTTGTTGGAATGATGTGCAAACATGGATATAAAGTACCTTTGGATGCATGCAATTCATTGTAA